The sequence below is a genomic window from Sorangiineae bacterium MSr12523.
CGCGTCATCAGATTGGGATCCTCGGAAGGCTTCAATTGCAAATTGGGCGGGGCAATGAAGTCCTTGCAAAGAAAAGCGTTGTACAGGGCATGCGCCCGCGCCCGCCGGGTGCCGTACTTCGTCAAGAAGATGGGCATGGTCAGAATGCCCGATGCATTCTCGCCACGATTGCCCACCATGGCCCACGTGTTCGCATCGTGCGGAAGCAGCGCCCCCGGGAGATTCTTCGGGTCGAGCAGCGGCACGGGCTCGCTGTATCCGAATGCCACGGCGGCACCGCAGCACGCCGACGGCGCATCGCTCTTGTAATACTGCATCAATGGCCCATTCACGAACGTGTACGGTGCCGTGAGCATTTCGCGCATATCGCGATCTTGACCAAAGAGGTACAGCATGAAGCGCCGCGCCTCCTCTCCCCACCACAGGCGATCCCAATCGCCGCTGTCCTGCGCAATGCTGTCGATGGGGGCGTCGGTGCCCAGAATGTCCAGTTCGGGCGCGACCACCGCGGGCACCTGGCCATTGGAGCTCGGCGTGGGAAAGCAATGTTCGAGGCCGGTGCCGCAGCCGCAATCGATGGCATGCGAAATACCGGTTTGCGAACGACACGAAATGGGAGCGCCCTCGTTCTGCGTGGCAAACGCATCATCGAGCGGCGGATAGGTGTAACGCCCAAAGGGCGGCCCGCCACCGTCGCCGGTCACTTGGCTGGTGCGGCCGCTCCGGTACACATGTCCGGTATCGGCCTTTTGCGCCTCCTCTTTGCAAATGCGGATTTGGGTCGGCGCCGTGGCGCCGTCGGCATCGGTGAGCAGGCCGGCGACGGGGGTGAATCCATATTTGGACCAGGTGGCGGCGTCGTAATACTTCGACGGTGAGGCATTCTTGTAATCGCGGTAAAGCCACCACGGTTTGACCATCACCGTTGCCGCATCGAGCACGGCCTGCGACACCGCCTTTCCGTCCGCGGGGCCGCCCGGCGGATACGGCACCGCCGGCTGGTTCACCGGAAACGCGAGACCCGTTTCGTCGGGCGTAAGGCAAAAATCACCATCGGTCTCGACCCGCGCACGGCGCTGCCCGAATCGGTAATACACGTAAATCGATTTACCGTCCGGGCCGAGTACCTTTTGCCGCCGCAGGTCCACCTGCGTATTGAGCGCATTGAACACGGGGCTCACCTGCAGCCGCAGGAGGTCCATGTAAATCCGCGCCACGCGATCCGCATAGGCGTCCCCGGTCAGGTGCGCATCCACCCACGCATCCAGGTTGAAGTCGGGCTTCTCGAACGCGGCCACCTCGTCCCGGGTTGGAATGCGCCCCACGAGATCCACCGTGAGCGCCCGAAAATGCCGATAGTCATCCAATGTCGGTGCCGCGTGTGCGTGCGCCGTCCAGGCGACACCAAGCGAAGCTAATAGCGCAATCTTTCTCAAGGCGACTCCCTCCGCTCGCCCCTATCGCACGCCCCGCGCCAGCCTTCGGCCTGGACCATGCGCCGTCCTCACTCCCGCGAAACGCCGAAGCCCGAGGGGGAACGCGCCCAAGGCCAGGGCAACCAAGTGTCACCGATTCGATCACCGGCCTGTGATCGGATCGATCACAAACTGAAGAAGGAAACCGCCAGGACGCCAGGATCGCCAGGATCGCCAGCGGAACCTGCAATAAACCCAAAAGAAGGGTTTATTGTTGGTTCACCTGGCGATCCTGGCGATTCTCTTCTGGCGATCCTGGCGATTCCCTCTTCAGTGGCACGTGACCGTCACGCGTTTGTCACACCACCGACGCGGCGCGACGCATATTGAGGAGCGTGCACAGCGTTATTCGATGGGCTCTGATGGTGGCCGCCGTGGCGGGGGTTGCGGCTTGCAAGGAGCAGAAATCTGCACCGCAGCGGGATCCCAGCGTTGAAAAGGGCGAGAGCGCGGAATCGGCCAAGGCGCCCGCCTCGGTGGATGTCGTCATCATCTATGGCAGCGAAAAGAAGACGTGGCTCGAAGAGTCCGTAAAGAACTTCGAGGCCGCCAAAAAGACCACGGCCGCGGGAAGGCCCATCAAGATACGTGCAAAGGCCATGGGCTCCGGGGAGTCGCTCACGGCCATCGTGAACGGCACGGACAAGCCGCACGTGTTCAGCCCCGCATCGAGCGCCTACCTCTCGTTGCTCAATAGTGCGTATTCGCAGAAAACGCAGCGCACCAAGCCGATTGCGCCCGCCGGCGAAACCGTGGTGCTCTCGCCCGTGGTCATCGCCATGTGGAAACCCATGGCCGAGGCCCTCGGGTGGCCCAAAGCCTCGGTGGGCTGGGGCGATCTCCTCAAGGTCAATTTGGATCCACGCGGCTGGGGCTCCAAGGGATTCCCCGAGTGGGGGCGCTTCAAATTGGGGCACACGCACCCCGAGTTCTCCAATTCGGGCTTTCTCTCGGTGCTGGCCGAGGCTTACGCCGGGGCCAAAAAGACGCGCGGGCTGAGCGCGGGCGACTTGGAGAATCCCGCGACGAAGAAGTTCCTCGAGTCCATCGAGGGGACCATCGTCCACTATGGAACCTCGACGGGATTCTTCACCGACAAGATGATCGCCCGCGGCCCGAGCTACATGTCGGCCACGGTCAGCTACGAAAACCTGGTCATCGAATCGTACCAACGGAACCCGCCGCAACCGATCATCGCCATCTATCCCAAA
It includes:
- a CDS encoding VWA domain-containing protein produces the protein MHSVIRWALMVAAVAGVAACKEQKSAPQRDPSVEKGESAESAKAPASVDVVIIYGSEKKTWLEESVKNFEAAKKTTAAGRPIKIRAKAMGSGESLTAIVNGTDKPHVFSPASSAYLSLLNSAYSQKTQRTKPIAPAGETVVLSPVVIAMWKPMAEALGWPKASVGWGDLLKVNLDPRGWGSKGFPEWGRFKLGHTHPEFSNSGFLSVLAEAYAGAKKTRGLSAGDLENPATKKFLESIEGTIVHYGTSTGFFTDKMIARGPSYMSATVSYENLVIESYQRNPPQPIIAIYPKEGTFWSDHPYSILDADWVGKDEREGAEVFLKYLKDRPQQERALALGFRPGDAAVAMASPIDAAHGVDPKQPQNLLEVPDASTLEKLLGVWRETKKATDVVLVFDKSGSMKGKPLDEAKRGAKGFLDVLSERDEVTLVFFDSHIYPAIGPTKIAGGGREKLAQRVDGVMADGGTSLYDAVDMAYAEITKRAAGERGKIHAIVVMTDGKDEGSKMSLAALKERFPNEADAPIKVFTIAYGEGASSEALEQIAESAKGSAVRGSVETINRVYADMAAFF
- a CDS encoding DUF1549 domain-containing protein gives rise to the protein MRKIALLASLGVAWTAHAHAAPTLDDYRHFRALTVDLVGRIPTRDEVAAFEKPDFNLDAWVDAHLTGDAYADRVARIYMDLLRLQVSPVFNALNTQVDLRRQKVLGPDGKSIYVYYRFGQRRARVETDGDFCLTPDETGLAFPVNQPAVPYPPGGPADGKAVSQAVLDAATVMVKPWWLYRDYKNASPSKYYDAATWSKYGFTPVAGLLTDADGATAPTQIRICKEEAQKADTGHVYRSGRTSQVTGDGGGPPFGRYTYPPLDDAFATQNEGAPISCRSQTGISHAIDCGCGTGLEHCFPTPSSNGQVPAVVAPELDILGTDAPIDSIAQDSGDWDRLWWGEEARRFMLYLFGQDRDMREMLTAPYTFVNGPLMQYYKSDAPSACCGAAVAFGYSEPVPLLDPKNLPGALLPHDANTWAMVGNRGENASGILTMPIFLTKYGTRRARAHALYNAFLCKDFIAPPNLQLKPSEDPNLMTRDGCKSCHATLEPMAAYFTRVAESSVMYFPADKMPIDTTVCKKDAKGTLNQTCSRYYDPAFSDTKHAVLRGAYPDVTGGTNHANSGPKGMAAELTAHPEFGSCVAQNVATSFLGRTLNTEDAELARTLADALAQGGFRMRAVVKKMLLSDAYRKSNNLTSSAWRAGGAP